Proteins from a single region of Zavarzinella sp.:
- a CDS encoding KamA family radical SAM protein, with protein sequence MQHPRIETMERTTNDAEVPGQPRRHPFWADVPQDKWDNWQWQMQNAIRSVRQLRHLLAFTPEELEAIGQLEADYKLSIPPYYFSLINPADQNDPIRLQSVPSPLEMHNPSGYELEDPLEEDQDSPVPGLTHRYPDRALLVTTHVCSMYCRFCTRKRATMVRGGWDAVNRNDRRMVEYVAKHPEIRDVILSGGDPLTLPTPKLKFFLDSLSAIPHVDVIRIGTRVPVTLPMRLYDQELIDLLASAEKVWIQTHFNHPTEITPEAKRVCNALLRAGMPVNNHMVLLKGVNDDLATVRNLLRGLLRIKVRPYYMFHCDPVIGAGHFRTSVWKGMEIMEGLRGHMSGLGIPTYVVDSPHGGGKIPIMPNYIVSASDDALVLRNFEGQMVRYQAKDEPTTVRQTNTQGVSSLLQGSETVLIPENNKRMTRRRKQSLPLLVDNVSASPAEPVGIAAPSANCCGHDGATEDLSEQSPELIPTEACAKEQSSHGFNSTVRKKRKSSAARKKQAVAAGTD encoded by the coding sequence ATGCAGCATCCTCGAATCGAGACGATGGAACGAACGACCAATGATGCAGAAGTCCCCGGGCAGCCCCGTCGACATCCTTTCTGGGCCGATGTGCCCCAGGACAAATGGGATAATTGGCAATGGCAGATGCAGAACGCGATCCGTTCTGTACGGCAACTGCGGCATCTGTTGGCGTTCACCCCGGAAGAACTGGAAGCGATTGGTCAACTGGAAGCCGATTATAAGCTCTCGATCCCCCCGTACTATTTTTCGTTGATCAATCCTGCGGATCAAAACGATCCGATTCGATTGCAATCGGTGCCGTCTCCACTGGAAATGCACAATCCTTCCGGTTACGAACTGGAAGATCCACTGGAAGAAGATCAGGATTCTCCGGTACCAGGGCTTACCCACCGTTATCCGGATCGTGCTCTGCTGGTGACCACCCATGTCTGCAGCATGTATTGTCGCTTCTGCACCCGCAAGCGTGCCACCATGGTGCGTGGTGGGTGGGATGCCGTCAATCGAAACGACCGTCGGATGGTTGAATATGTTGCGAAACATCCCGAAATTCGCGATGTTATCCTCTCTGGCGGGGATCCACTGACCCTGCCGACACCTAAGTTGAAATTCTTCCTGGATAGTTTATCTGCCATTCCTCATGTCGATGTGATCCGCATTGGAACGCGAGTTCCCGTCACTTTACCAATGCGCTTGTACGACCAGGAATTGATCGACCTGCTGGCTTCCGCCGAAAAAGTTTGGATACAGACGCACTTCAACCACCCGACAGAAATCACTCCCGAAGCAAAGCGTGTCTGTAATGCCCTACTCCGTGCTGGAATGCCAGTCAACAACCACATGGTGTTGCTGAAAGGGGTCAACGACGATCTGGCGACAGTCCGCAACCTCCTGCGTGGACTGTTGCGGATCAAGGTACGGCCATACTACATGTTCCATTGCGATCCCGTAATTGGTGCGGGCCATTTCCGCACGTCCGTCTGGAAAGGGATGGAAATTATGGAAGGTCTGCGGGGCCATATGTCTGGTCTGGGCATCCCCACATACGTGGTCGACAGCCCCCATGGTGGTGGCAAAATTCCGATCATGCCCAATTACATTGTCTCTGCATCCGATGATGCCCTGGTGCTGCGAAACTTCGAAGGGCAGATGGTTCGCTATCAGGCCAAAGACGAACCGACTACCGTGCGGCAAACCAACACCCAGGGGGTCAGTTCGCTACTGCAGGGATCCGAAACGGTGCTGATTCCTGAAAACAACAAACGGATGACCCGTCGCCGGAAACAATCGCTGCCATTGCTGGTAGACAATGTTTCCGCCAGTCCCGCAGAACCGGTGGGTATCGCTGCACCCAGTGCCAACTGCTGTGGGCACGATGGAGCAACCGAAGACCTGTCTGAACAGTCCCCGGAACTGATTCCCACAGAGGCCTGTGCAAAGGAACAATCGTCCCACGGGTTCAACAGCACCGTGCGAAAGAAACGCAAATCTTCAGCCGCACGTAAAAAACAAGCCGTTGCAGCGGGAACAGACTGA
- a CDS encoding MATE family efflux transporter — translation MSDTTNDHLITRTATSWRIVFYLAWPVLVQQLLILAVSLYDQYLAGTNAPKDPSQHIPFQAAQTTANYIAWFISSCSTIVVAGATAMVARFIGARDMATAQKVTHQSLILALVAGILGTLIMLLLLPTVVRLLALQGTAAQSAVAYLKPIIWLITCQLIAQAGIGCLIGAGDTRTGPIVLSLVALANIPLSWAAFHGWGPIPAMGFFGIGLGTALSHVLGCIIVLLVLIRGRFGLKLSLKLLAPHRNLLYRILRISIPATIDSASIGLCQFWFLSIVNSLGDVAAAAHGNAIRCEGLGYMSGIAFATAAAAMVGQNLGANKPDQAARSAWIALGMGALLMSVMGVLFYSFAYEMMHFFNPYDHQQATVAAGVPILRLVAFAMPPLAAIIILQGALRGAGDTRYPILITWIGFLLVRIPLAYYLTHPHLDLGSLGTLEGYNFGLIGAWSAMFADLLLRGALFVHRFLLGRWKLVQV, via the coding sequence ATGTCCGACACAACCAACGATCACCTTATCACCCGCACAGCCACCAGTTGGCGAATTGTCTTTTACCTGGCCTGGCCTGTACTTGTTCAACAGTTGCTTATCCTGGCTGTCTCGCTGTACGATCAGTATCTGGCGGGGACCAACGCACCAAAAGACCCCAGCCAACACATCCCATTTCAGGCAGCACAGACCACGGCCAATTACATTGCGTGGTTTATTTCATCCTGCTCCACCATTGTGGTAGCGGGTGCCACTGCCATGGTAGCCCGCTTTATCGGTGCCAGAGACATGGCCACCGCACAGAAAGTCACTCATCAATCTCTCATACTTGCCCTGGTGGCGGGCATATTGGGTACGCTGATCATGCTTCTGCTGCTGCCCACGGTGGTGCGTCTTTTGGCCTTACAGGGCACCGCAGCACAAAGTGCCGTGGCCTATCTGAAGCCGATCATCTGGCTGATTACCTGCCAACTGATTGCCCAGGCAGGAATTGGCTGCCTGATCGGTGCGGGGGACACTCGAACCGGGCCGATCGTACTCAGTCTGGTGGCACTGGCCAACATCCCATTGTCGTGGGCAGCGTTTCATGGCTGGGGACCGATTCCTGCCATGGGCTTTTTTGGCATCGGCCTGGGCACCGCACTCAGCCATGTGCTGGGGTGCATCATTGTTCTGCTGGTGTTGATCCGTGGGCGTTTCGGGCTGAAATTATCCCTCAAATTGCTGGCCCCCCACCGAAATCTGCTCTATCGAATCCTGCGAATCAGCATTCCTGCCACCATTGACAGTGCGTCGATCGGCCTGTGCCAGTTCTGGTTCCTGTCGATTGTCAATTCGCTGGGCGATGTCGCTGCTGCTGCCCACGGGAATGCCATTCGGTGCGAAGGACTGGGCTATATGTCGGGTATTGCGTTCGCCACGGCTGCCGCAGCCATGGTAGGACAGAATCTGGGTGCAAACAAACCCGATCAGGCTGCCCGCTCTGCCTGGATTGCCCTGGGAATGGGTGCACTACTGATGTCTGTGATGGGAGTGCTCTTTTATTCATTTGCGTATGAAATGATGCACTTTTTCAATCCGTACGACCACCAGCAGGCTACAGTGGCTGCTGGCGTGCCCATTTTGCGACTAGTCGCATTCGCGATGCCCCCACTGGCAGCCATCATTATCCTGCAGGGAGCACTGCGGGGTGCGGGGGATACTCGATACCCCATCCTGATCACCTGGATTGGTTTTTTGCTGGTGCGAATCCCGCTTGCCTACTATCTGACCCACCCACACCTGGATCTGGGAAGTCTGGGCACTTTGGAAGGCTACAATTTTGGCCTGATCGGTGCGTGGTCGGCCATGTTTGCCGATTTATTGCTTCGTGGGGCGTTATTTGTGCACCGATTCCTATTGGGACGTTGGAAACTGGTTCAGGTTTAA
- a CDS encoding Gfo/Idh/MocA family oxidoreductase, protein MSLNRRTFLRRSAASVSAGAVTYFLPPFAQPELAAQESKLNQIRIAAIGVKNQGLPNMKKHTKNIVGVCDVDKNVLGAAAKVLEAANVKPLLTVGDYRRILDSKEVDAVIVTTPDHWHAKITVDACNAGKDVYCEKPLTLTVAEGRAMVIAARRNKRIVQTGSQQRSDNRFRLACELVRSGRIGKIKEVKVGIPGPNFKGPPVADKMPPAELDYDFWLGPAPKRPYNEKRVHYLFRFFWDYSGGQLTNFGAHHLDIAQWGLGMDESGPVKVSAKARFHKDMWYETPEWCEILYTYANGVKMICGMSEKGGTTFIGEKGTIHVNRGTISSTPAEIVKEPLLDTDVHLYVSKNHHDDWLSCIRSRKLPICDVEIGHRSATVCHLGNIAIRVGREIAWDPKAETISGDMEASAMLHKPYREPWKIVLQAD, encoded by the coding sequence ATGTCACTCAATCGAAGAACATTTCTTCGACGTTCGGCTGCATCCGTTTCGGCAGGTGCAGTGACTTATTTTCTGCCACCCTTTGCCCAGCCAGAACTGGCAGCACAGGAATCGAAACTGAACCAGATCCGGATTGCCGCCATCGGCGTGAAAAATCAGGGTTTGCCAAATATGAAGAAGCACACCAAGAACATTGTGGGTGTGTGCGATGTTGATAAAAACGTGCTCGGTGCCGCAGCAAAGGTGCTGGAAGCCGCCAATGTCAAACCACTGCTCACCGTAGGAGACTACCGCCGGATCCTGGATTCCAAGGAAGTCGACGCCGTCATTGTTACCACACCGGATCACTGGCACGCCAAGATTACCGTGGATGCATGTAACGCGGGCAAGGACGTTTATTGTGAGAAACCTCTCACTTTGACCGTCGCCGAAGGCCGAGCAATGGTGATTGCCGCACGCCGCAACAAGCGGATCGTGCAGACTGGCAGCCAGCAACGCTCCGATAATCGCTTCCGCTTAGCCTGTGAATTGGTCCGCAGTGGGCGAATTGGCAAGATCAAAGAAGTAAAGGTGGGCATTCCCGGACCAAACTTCAAAGGCCCGCCCGTAGCAGACAAGATGCCACCTGCAGAACTGGACTACGATTTCTGGTTGGGACCAGCACCGAAACGTCCTTATAACGAAAAGCGGGTGCACTACCTGTTTCGCTTTTTCTGGGATTATTCCGGCGGGCAACTCACCAATTTTGGTGCCCACCACCTGGATATCGCCCAGTGGGGCCTGGGAATGGATGAATCTGGCCCGGTAAAGGTCAGTGCGAAGGCCCGTTTTCACAAAGATATGTGGTACGAAACCCCCGAGTGGTGCGAAATTCTTTACACCTATGCCAATGGCGTGAAAATGATATGTGGCATGTCGGAAAAAGGTGGCACCACGTTTATTGGGGAAAAAGGCACCATCCATGTCAATCGTGGTACCATCAGTTCCACGCCGGCAGAAATTGTGAAAGAGCCACTATTGGATACTGATGTCCATTTGTATGTATCAAAGAACCACCATGACGACTGGTTAAGCTGCATTCGTAGCCGAAAATTGCCAATTTGCGACGTAGAAATCGGCCACCGATCAGCCACAGTATGCCATTTGGGTAATATTGCGATTCGCGTTGGGCGAGAAATCGCCTGGGATCCCAAGGCCGAAACGATCAGTGGGGATATGGAAGCCAGTGCGATGCTTCATAAACCCTACCGCGAACCATGGAAAATAGTTCTCCAAGCTGATTAA
- a CDS encoding monooxygenase — translation MARGEPRSVAILGAGPVGLEAAIRFRAIGWPVTVYEKGDIAEHIKSWGHVRLFSPFSQNSSDLGVQLIRQDHSGHELPAPGDIVTGNDFRNSYLLPLAMTTDLADRIQSNTTVVGVGRSGFFKSDPMDDPKRATAPFRLLLRDGKGHESVAQADLICDCTGTFSKPAWLGDGGLPAMGEIAARTHIPYVLEDVLSAKKNHYAGRSVIVVGSGYSAATTVARLAELAEDQSATWTIWLTRAAKSTPLQRIANDPYRERDRLAAKVNNLATRGDGNVEFFMNTLIDEIHCHGADKGFRVCARTGGKSQVWEVDRVIGNVGYLADEVMTRELHIEKFADGKIFQPEPNYFVLGMKSMGRSSNFLMQQGYEQVGKLIAHLKKN, via the coding sequence ATGGCTCGCGGAGAACCACGTTCGGTAGCAATACTCGGTGCAGGTCCGGTGGGGCTGGAAGCAGCAATCCGATTTCGCGCAATTGGCTGGCCAGTAACGGTTTACGAAAAAGGCGACATCGCCGAACATATCAAATCGTGGGGCCACGTTCGGCTGTTCTCACCATTTTCTCAGAATTCTTCTGACTTGGGTGTGCAACTCATCCGACAGGACCATTCGGGACATGAGTTGCCCGCACCTGGGGATATTGTTACGGGGAACGATTTTCGCAATTCATATCTGCTGCCACTGGCAATGACCACCGATCTGGCCGATCGCATTCAATCAAATACCACCGTTGTCGGTGTGGGGCGAAGTGGTTTCTTTAAATCCGACCCAATGGACGACCCGAAGCGGGCTACGGCACCTTTTCGATTGCTGTTACGGGATGGCAAAGGGCACGAAAGCGTGGCTCAGGCCGATCTGATCTGCGATTGTACGGGCACATTTTCCAAACCTGCCTGGCTGGGAGATGGCGGCCTGCCAGCAATGGGCGAAATTGCTGCCCGCACGCACATTCCCTATGTTCTGGAAGACGTGCTAAGTGCGAAAAAGAATCATTATGCCGGCCGCTCCGTGATTGTAGTGGGCAGTGGTTATTCAGCAGCGACGACAGTTGCCAGGCTGGCCGAATTAGCGGAAGATCAGTCGGCCACCTGGACCATCTGGCTGACGCGTGCGGCAAAATCGACCCCACTGCAACGGATTGCGAACGATCCCTATCGCGAACGTGATCGTCTGGCAGCAAAAGTGAACAATCTGGCCACCCGTGGGGACGGGAATGTCGAATTCTTCATGAATACACTGATCGACGAAATCCACTGCCACGGTGCGGACAAAGGCTTCCGGGTGTGTGCCCGCACGGGTGGGAAATCGCAGGTGTGGGAAGTAGACCGAGTCATTGGTAACGTGGGTTATCTGGCAGATGAAGTGATGACCCGCGAACTACACATTGAAAAATTTGCCGACGGCAAAATTTTTCAGCCAGAGCCGAATTATTTTGTGCTGGGAATGAAAAGCATGGGCCGCAGTTCTAATTTTTTGATGCAGCAGGGATACGAGCAAGTTGGGAAACTGATTGCTCATCTGAAAAAGAATTAA
- a CDS encoding formylmethanofuran dehydrogenase subunit C, with the protein MIRLFSRWNSTTPVEMLECCPVRFATLSVGEIEHLPIRVGNLDTHLGEVFRVQVAESGVPHIEIEGDCARIKRLGAAMSGGTLHIHSHVGMHAGAHMSGGNLQIEGNAADWLGAEMQSGTIQVRGSAANLVGAAYLGNPKGMSGGTILIHGTAGSEVGAKMRRGTIAVQGAIGQFAGVQMIAGSIFAFSGWGEHAGANLKRGTLFSAVNSPLPPTFHQTSRYNPSFLSIYFKKLRHWGLSIPTELDTATVWRYRGDWLALGQGEILVPV; encoded by the coding sequence ATGATTCGACTCTTTTCACGTTGGAACAGCACAACACCTGTCGAAATGTTAGAGTGTTGTCCGGTGCGCTTTGCCACCTTATCGGTGGGCGAAATCGAGCACCTCCCAATCCGCGTGGGCAATCTGGATACCCACCTGGGGGAAGTTTTTCGTGTGCAGGTGGCAGAATCTGGCGTGCCCCACATCGAAATCGAAGGTGATTGTGCCCGCATCAAACGTTTGGGTGCAGCGATGTCCGGTGGTACGCTGCACATCCACAGCCATGTGGGAATGCATGCGGGTGCCCACATGAGTGGTGGCAATCTTCAGATTGAAGGGAATGCCGCTGACTGGCTGGGTGCAGAGATGCAGTCTGGTACCATTCAAGTGCGTGGCAGTGCTGCAAATCTGGTTGGGGCCGCATACCTTGGCAATCCAAAAGGCATGTCTGGCGGCACCATCCTGATCCACGGCACCGCTGGCAGTGAAGTGGGGGCGAAAATGCGTCGTGGTACCATCGCGGTGCAGGGAGCAATTGGCCAGTTTGCGGGTGTGCAGATGATTGCCGGCTCCATTTTTGCCTTTTCTGGCTGGGGAGAGCACGCGGGAGCTAACTTGAAACGTGGCACATTGTTCAGCGCCGTCAACAGTCCCCTGCCTCCGACATTTCACCAGACGAGTCGCTATAACCCGTCTTTTCTCTCTATTTACTTCAAAAAACTACGGCATTGGGGGCTATCGATCCCCACAGAACTCGACACGGCGACCGTTTGGCGATATCGTGGAGATTGGTTAGCGCTGGGACAAGGCGAAATTTTAGTCCCAGTTTGA
- a CDS encoding glycosyltransferase family 87 protein: MSIKQWPLSVRILWQLIAIFVLWMQIPVREHVSNGQIKKTGWLYQLQPPLNETANDFFQEWSSARNWWNGHGIYDHMSVNIQRYGNSNLQVNDIQYNAHPPFSIAILLPLGLLNYHAALAVWHVASAVMLGLSIILLTKISNWKWQSEYYWLALPILAILSFCNPIRQQFSQGQLNALLLLLIVCAWSASKYGRYFTFALFIGIAAACKVFPGFLLIYLLLRCRYKAFIFGVIIFVMCNIISGLLFGFSNVYKYIDVVIPSLKTFRYSWMNQSILGVWHRLFIGSQNQGVIPIIYHTGLAWLATIVTFSIFVVIIYKKSLEIKDARSWDRFFWMLITIMLLLGPITWDHSLVLLIPSLLVYLKDIKLRMFPKDTSILSTCLLVLFCLGPNELFPWFESLGVLTNPATPFQQLVFLNIPCYCLLLFLALQLRHLKRMSSGAERVDHI; the protein is encoded by the coding sequence ATGTCAATCAAGCAGTGGCCATTGAGCGTTCGCATTTTGTGGCAACTAATTGCAATATTCGTTCTTTGGATGCAAATCCCAGTAAGAGAACATGTTTCAAACGGACAAATTAAGAAGACTGGCTGGCTGTATCAATTGCAGCCACCATTGAATGAAACGGCAAACGATTTTTTTCAAGAGTGGTCTTCGGCCAGAAATTGGTGGAACGGCCATGGTATTTATGATCATATGTCTGTAAATATTCAGAGATATGGAAATAGTAATTTACAAGTCAATGACATACAGTATAACGCACACCCTCCGTTTTCAATAGCAATTTTACTCCCACTGGGGTTGCTGAATTATCATGCTGCTTTAGCAGTTTGGCACGTTGCTTCAGCGGTTATGCTTGGATTATCAATTATATTGCTAACCAAAATTTCAAACTGGAAGTGGCAAAGCGAGTATTATTGGCTGGCTCTACCAATTCTGGCGATTCTTTCATTTTGCAATCCAATCAGACAACAATTTAGCCAAGGACAACTAAATGCATTGTTATTATTACTCATTGTTTGTGCATGGAGTGCATCGAAATATGGTAGATATTTCACATTTGCATTGTTCATTGGAATCGCTGCCGCTTGCAAGGTTTTTCCCGGATTTTTATTGATTTATCTGCTTTTACGTTGCCGGTATAAGGCTTTCATATTTGGTGTAATTATATTTGTTATGTGCAATATCATTTCCGGATTGCTATTCGGCTTCTCTAATGTATACAAGTATATTGATGTTGTTATTCCTTCGCTCAAAACATTTCGATATAGCTGGATGAATCAGTCAATTTTAGGAGTGTGGCATAGACTATTTATTGGATCCCAGAATCAAGGTGTGATCCCCATCATTTATCATACTGGGCTAGCCTGGTTGGCTACAATTGTTACCTTCAGTATTTTCGTTGTCATTATTTACAAAAAATCTCTTGAAATCAAAGATGCTCGTTCTTGGGATCGCTTTTTCTGGATGCTGATAACCATCATGCTATTGCTGGGCCCGATAACATGGGATCATTCTCTTGTACTACTCATACCTTCGCTGCTAGTTTATTTGAAGGATATCAAATTGAGAATGTTTCCGAAAGACACATCAATACTAAGCACATGTCTCCTAGTATTGTTCTGTCTCGGTCCTAACGAGCTTTTCCCATGGTTTGAATCATTGGGTGTACTTACGAATCCCGCAACTCCTTTTCAACAACTTGTGTTTCTTAACATTCCGTGCTACTGTTTGCTGCTGTTTTTGGCACTACAACTGAGACACCTTAAAAGAATGAGCAGTGGGGCAGAAAGAGTTGATCACATTTGA
- a CDS encoding protein kinase — MPAPQNLDEFVDLVKRSGVLEEPRLNEYVKKLKAGSNAGRPVDQIAGYFVRDGLLTYFQAEQFLQGRWKRFSIGKYRVLERIGSGGMGQVFLCEHKHLRRRVAVKVLPTSKATDSSALERFYREGRAVAALDHENIVHAYDIDQDDNLHFLVMEYVDGSSLQDIVSKTGPLSIDRCCHYMYWSAVGLHYANVNGLIHRDVKPGNILVDRSGVVKILDLGLARFFRDSDDHLTRKFDETVLGTADYLAPEQALDSHTVDTRADIYSLGATLYFMLTGQPPFKEGTVAQKLLWHQSKEPVPASELRKDVPPAVEAILKKMMAKNPDDRYQTLQEVADDFLPFTQTPINAPPVEEMPSLSAAANAGAGSSTMEGVRTVTPAPRTPLTSPSGSPIYNAATSSNSINSDITEKPQQPKRQPTAEKATEVVPEPSPELWSAITDTPPSMTSETVRPKSSKRLTTASSKKHPRQQQPTGKSNKLIILLSAVGFLVILAGAAGAGYYFFFNKSGSTPDGTPTSRELIVTRQPAGERQYATLREAYGNAKEGDTITLDVDTLQESIILNGPRGITLQASPGKQVVWKKPANAGGSVQYLLGLSNPVRFELKNIHFDGEGFCESLVKISGRVDDLKIHHLELSGASFSAISFKDCIATEGNPAQVTENIIYGAKGSTSEVGIELVTTKLENPRPNQIGLTCQHLHLEHNLLVGAFSKSGVLIDGSMKDVSITHNRIVNTKVGIEFAAPRPEAIYILDLTNNSFLGNSTAGIQFAQISPPFQKPQNRLGINNNLFIKTPKPTAFIGANGGSGFIKAAGNYRQKGIPDQKGALVPTKEYAGALPPENVADTKAVLFPASDSPLSTLEGGKPVGAQQK; from the coding sequence ATGCCTGCACCACAGAACTTGGACGAATTCGTTGACCTGGTGAAACGCAGTGGCGTTTTGGAAGAACCACGGCTGAACGAATACGTGAAAAAGTTGAAAGCTGGCTCCAACGCAGGTCGGCCTGTCGATCAGATCGCTGGCTATTTTGTTCGGGATGGCTTACTCACCTATTTTCAGGCAGAACAATTTCTTCAGGGTCGCTGGAAGCGGTTCAGCATAGGCAAATACCGCGTGTTGGAACGAATTGGTTCCGGTGGCATGGGTCAAGTGTTTCTGTGCGAACACAAGCACCTGCGCCGGCGGGTTGCTGTCAAAGTGCTGCCCACCTCAAAAGCAACGGACTCTTCTGCTTTAGAGCGATTTTACCGTGAAGGTCGGGCAGTTGCTGCTCTCGACCATGAAAATATTGTTCACGCCTACGACATTGATCAGGACGACAATCTGCACTTTCTGGTAATGGAATATGTCGATGGTTCCAGTTTGCAGGACATTGTCAGCAAAACGGGCCCCCTGTCAATTGATCGCTGTTGCCACTACATGTATTGGTCGGCAGTGGGGTTGCACTATGCGAATGTGAACGGTTTAATCCATCGCGACGTCAAGCCTGGAAATATACTGGTTGATCGTTCAGGTGTGGTAAAAATCCTCGATCTGGGTCTGGCCCGCTTTTTTCGCGACAGCGACGACCACCTGACCCGCAAATTTGATGAAACCGTCCTGGGCACAGCCGATTATCTTGCTCCCGAACAGGCATTAGATAGCCACACCGTTGATACGCGGGCCGATATCTACTCGCTTGGTGCCACGCTCTATTTCATGCTCACAGGCCAGCCACCCTTCAAGGAAGGTACCGTGGCACAAAAACTGCTCTGGCATCAATCGAAAGAGCCAGTGCCCGCTTCTGAATTGCGCAAAGACGTCCCGCCTGCTGTTGAAGCGATTCTGAAGAAAATGATGGCCAAAAATCCGGATGACCGGTACCAGACACTACAGGAAGTGGCAGACGACTTTCTGCCATTTACCCAAACGCCAATCAATGCCCCGCCGGTGGAAGAAATGCCGTCGCTTTCTGCGGCAGCCAATGCTGGTGCGGGAAGTTCCACGATGGAAGGTGTTCGCACCGTGACACCAGCACCACGGACTCCGTTAACCTCACCGTCCGGCAGCCCGATTTACAACGCTGCAACTTCGTCCAACTCGATCAACAGCGATATTACGGAAAAACCCCAGCAGCCAAAACGCCAGCCAACTGCCGAAAAAGCAACTGAGGTTGTCCCAGAGCCTTCGCCGGAATTATGGTCGGCAATTACAGATACCCCACCATCCATGACCAGTGAGACGGTGCGGCCAAAATCGAGCAAGAGACTCACAACAGCCAGCAGCAAAAAGCACCCACGCCAGCAACAACCAACTGGCAAATCGAACAAACTGATCATTCTGTTAAGTGCGGTGGGATTTCTAGTCATTCTGGCAGGCGCGGCGGGTGCGGGTTACTATTTCTTCTTCAATAAGTCTGGGAGTACACCAGATGGAACCCCAACTTCAAGAGAATTGATCGTGACCAGGCAACCCGCAGGTGAGAGACAATATGCAACCTTGCGGGAAGCGTATGGCAATGCCAAAGAAGGAGACACCATTACGTTGGATGTTGATACACTGCAGGAATCGATCATTCTGAATGGCCCCAGAGGGATTACTCTGCAGGCTTCACCCGGAAAGCAGGTGGTATGGAAAAAACCTGCCAATGCGGGTGGCTCAGTGCAATATTTATTAGGACTTTCTAATCCGGTTCGCTTTGAATTAAAAAATATTCATTTTGATGGGGAAGGGTTCTGCGAAAGCCTGGTGAAAATTTCTGGCAGAGTTGATGATCTGAAAATACACCACCTGGAATTGTCTGGTGCGAGTTTTTCGGCGATCAGCTTCAAAGATTGCATTGCAACGGAAGGCAACCCTGCCCAGGTAACGGAAAACATCATTTATGGTGCGAAAGGCTCCACAAGCGAAGTTGGCATCGAACTTGTAACCACGAAACTGGAAAATCCACGACCGAATCAGATTGGCTTAACCTGCCAGCACCTGCATCTGGAACACAATCTTCTGGTAGGCGCATTCAGCAAAAGCGGTGTGTTGATCGATGGTTCGATGAAAGATGTTTCCATCACCCACAATCGGATTGTCAATACCAAGGTCGGGATTGAATTTGCCGCACCTCGGCCAGAAGCAATCTACATCCTTGACCTGACAAACAACAGTTTCCTGGGCAATTCAACAGCGGGGATTCAGTTTGCCCAAATCAGCCCACCATTCCAAAAACCACAGAATCGGCTGGGGATAAATAACAATCTGTTTATAAAGACGCCCAAGCCAACTGCATTCATCGGTGCCAATGGTGGCAGCGGCTTTATTAAAGCAGCAGGAAATTATCGCCAGAAAGGAATTCCAGACCAAAAAGGTGCGTTGGTTCCCACCAAAGAGTATGCTGGTGCCCTGCCACCTGAAAACGTAGCCGACACTAAAGCAGTTCTTTTCCCCGCATCGGACAGTCCGCTATCGACGCTCGAAGGTGGGAAACCTGTCGGTGCCCAGCAAAAGTAA